Sequence from the Armatimonadota bacterium genome:
GCGCTCCAAGGAGGAACACTCTGTACCCCTTTAGCGACGCCAGCCGACATATTTGAAACGCTAGGTCCACGCCGCTTACCCGTGAAATTCGCTGGCCTGTCAGCTTGCGCACCGCCCAAACAACGCCTGCGCTATCGGCGGTGACAAGGTCGGCGGATTTGTAAAGCTGTAGCAGGGCGTCGTTGCTCTGCGCCAGGACAAAACCCGACGAATCAGCCGTGACGATCGCATGCGTGGACTCGGTTCTCAGGAAGTCGTCAACGCGCCGGACAGTCGCTTCCAGGTCGAGCGTGCTGACCTTTACGCCCAAAACGTCTGCCGTTGGCAGCTCGGCTTGCTCAGCTACGATTGAAGTCGGCGTCACGTCCATTCAATTGTACCGCTGTGGGTTAGACGCCTGAACTCTATAATAGTAGCGTAGAATAGATAGCAGGGCCGCTTGAGTGCAATCTAAGCGTCCCACGCCGTTGTACTCGGGTTGGCGTTTTGCCTGGAACCAAGACCGATGAACTGAAGTTGTTAAGCAGTAGCCCCAAAAAGCCACAAACACCGCTATGAAGAGAATCGTCATTGTCCTCCTCGCCGCCTTCGCCGCAGCGTACGCTTTCGGCCAGGACATCCCTGAGCCTAAGATCGAACTGCTTATTCCTGACCCTTCGGTCAACGCAGCAGGTGAAGTTGCCGGTACGGTGAGGATTACGTTCGCGCCTGGGTATCACGGTTACCAGAACCCCCCGACAGACGCGATGACGCTGCCAGTGGAGATCAAGCAGGTCGACGGCACGCCGATCAAGTTTATCTCGTACCCAACCGGCGCGATGAAGATGTTCGCCGGCGACTTGCACGCGATGTACGTGGGACAGACTGATTTTCCAGTCGTATTCGACGCGTCGGGAATGGCTGGCGACGTCACGTTCAAAGTCGACGTTTTCTATCAGCAGTGCGATGAGCTGAACTGCTTCATGCCGACGACGGTTCCGCTTGCACTTACCGTAGCTCTGAAACCGTTTCTGCCAGTCTTCGGTCAGCTCGGAACAAGGTCGGCTGAACCGCCGGAGCCTGTGGAGCGAGATGTCGTTGCGGATCCACCGCCACACCCGAAGGCCACGATCACGTTCCTTTCCGATTCCGTCCTCGCCGGGAGCGAGTTCCCAGCTACGGTGACCCTCACTTTTGACCAGGAAACGGTCAGGTTCACAATCGACCAGTTCGTAATCGACTTGCTTGCCTCAGGCAGCTCACTCGGCGGGACGACCGATGCTCTCAAAACGGGCTCACTCGGCAATTCTATGGAGATTATCGGAACGGACGGCACCGATTTGGTGAGCGTTGAGTACCCAGAAGGCGAGATCTCATTTGCCTCTGAAATCTATATACAAGAGCATTCCTCGGTCATTGAGATTCCGGTTGTATTGCGCGCCATGTCCTCCGAGGGCGTTCAGCAAGTCAGCCTCGAAGTGCGGTACCAGTTAACCGGCGAAAACACGCAGTATCCGCCACAGTCCTTCCTGGTCACGGCGTCGATCGATGTTGTGGAGGCAGTCGATGTAGAAGCGCCCGCTGCTACAGGCGCGGACAGCAGCTCGAGCTCTTGGCTGGAGAGTGCGCTCTCCAACGCGTTGGAGTCTGAGAACTGGGCGCTCATCATCCCAATCTCTCTTCTGGTTGGACTCGCCCTCTGCCTCACGCCGTGCGTCTTTCCGATGATTCCGATAACGGTTTCGTTCTTTTCCAATCAAGGGCCTACCGGCGCCGGAAAGGGTAAGAGCCTGATGCTCGGCGGGTTGTACGCGTTCGGAATCGCTGCGACTTATGGCGCCGTCGGAGGGATTTCGGCCGCTGCGGGAGGAGCCGTCGGAGACTTGTTCAAGCTCCCATGGTTCGTTCTGTTGCTCGCCGCAATCCTCATCGCGCTCGCCCTCTCCATGTTCGACGTTTACGAGATTCGTCTTCCTAACTTCATCCAGAAGAACTTGAAGGGACGCAGCGGCCCTGTCGGCGCGATCATCATGGGGCTGCTCATGGGTTTCGCTGCCGCTCCATGCGCAGGGGCGCTCGTCGGCGCTGTCGCCGTCAAGGTTGCTGACGTCGGCTCCGTCCCACTCGGAATCGGGATGTTCGCCACCATTGGGATAGGAATGGGGCTGCCCTTTATCGCTCTTGCAACTGCATCGACCGGGGCGAAGGCTTTTCCCAAGTCCGGCGGGTGGCTGAAGACCGTCAAAGCGGTCTTGGGGTTCGTCGTGCTCTACTTCGCGTTCGGCTATGTGTTCCAGGGCATCGGCTTCCGAAGCGACGAGCTGAGAACGCAGATCGGATGGATGGTCATCTACGGTGGATTCGCCGGGTACCTTCTCTTTTTCGACAAGTCTGATCCGACACGGTCGGTCGGAATCATCAAGGGCGTCACGGCGGTCGCGCTAGGGTTGTTGGGCGGGCTCGCGCTCTCGCAGTACAGAGACATCGCTCTGAAACAGAGCCTGGAGGGAGTATTCGCGAGCAATCCTGGTGAGCACGTTTCCGTGACTCCAGCCGGTGAAATCAACTGGGTGACTTTCAACGAAGAGAACTTTGAGGACGCGATGGCGTCAGGACTCCCAATCATGATCGACGGAACAGCTGACTGGTGCCCGGCGTGCCACGAGATCGAGAAACGCGTGTTCAAATCGCCCGCAGGGCTTGCCGCGCTCTCTCGCGTTTACGTGATGAAGATCGACTGGAGCACCGGCGTAGACAAGAAGTACGAGAAGATGACGAAAGAGCGTTTCAAGATCGTCGGCCTGCCGCACATCGTCTTCATGAAGCCGGGTGGCGTTGATGAGTTCGCAGTCCAGAACATTCGATCCGCAGACGAGCTAAAGGAGTACCTCGCCCGCGCTGGAGCAAAGTCTTGAACAAGGTCACAATCAAGGATTTTGAGATCGGCGGCGACACGCTGACCGTCATCGCCGGACCGTGTCTTGCGGAGTCCAAGTCGTTGTGCCTTGAGACGGCGGAGGAGCTTAAGGGCATCTGTTCACGGCTCGGATTCAACTACGTTTTCAAGGCCTCGTTCGACAAGGCGAACCGGACGGCGTACGACTCGCCGCGTGGTTCTGGTCTGGCGGATGGGCTGTCGATACTGCAGGAGGTCAGCGAGGAGCTTGGCGTACCTGTGACGACGGACATCCATCTGCCGGAACACGCGGAGCCGGCTGCAACCGTTGCCGACATGCTTCAGATTCCTGCTTTCTTGTGTCGCCAGACCGATCTGCTCGCTGCAGCGGCCGCAACTGGCCGTCCGGTCAACGTAAAGAAAGGACAGTTCCTATCGCCCCACGACGCCCGGAACCTGGTCGAGAAGCTAGAGTCGTTCGGCGCAGCGGGGATCATGCTGACGGAGCGCGGCACGACCTTCGGCTACAACAACCTCATCGTCGACATGCCCGGCCTGGAGATCATGCGCTCGCACGGGTGGCCGGTGTGCTTCGACGCGACGCACAGCGCGCAGAGACCGGGCGCCTACGGCTCGGTGACCGGCGGCGTGCGGGACTCAATACCGGCAATGGTGCGAGCAGCTGTCGCGGTCGGAATCGATGCGCTGTTCATCGAGGTGCATCCTAATCCGGACCAAGCGCTGAGCGACGCTGCGACGCAGTGGCCGCTGGATTCGGTCGAGGCTTTGTTGACGGACGCCGCGCGGATCAGGGCTGCAGTCTCGAAGCATTCGGTCTAGGAGCGGTTGGAAGTTGTCAGTTAGCAGTTGGCAGTTTGCGGAGGAAGGGTAGAGGGTCTAGGGTCTACGGGACGAATGGGGACGACCGAAATGTGTGCCGCGGTCAGACCCGCAGGGCTTGTCCGTGCAATCTAGAGCGCGCAGACTCTCAACCTCGATACGGATAGGCCCCCTCCTAACCTCCCCCGGCCACGGAAGTACTCGGCAAGGGACAGGCTGCAGGCCGGGGGAGGGATTCGAGCGACGCCTTCCAAAAAAACGAACGACAAGTTACGACAGTCCCCGATGCGGCTCGCGAGGACGCTCGCCCTCCCGGTTCATGGTTCGGAGTCCCAGCTGACAACTGCTGACTGCCAACTGCTAACCGCCCACTGAGAACTGCTTCCGCATCCACTCCCGGTTGCGCTCGACCATTGACGCGTGCCACTCGTGGCCACAGTCGACTTCGACCAGCTTTTTCTCGCCTGGCAGCGCTTCGAAGACCGACATCACCTCGTACGACTTTACCGCAGGATCGCGCAACCCGCGCGCGACGAGGGTCGGCACGTCGCAAACGGTCGCAAGGTTGACGGTGTCGAAATAAGACATCGTTCGCATCGCCTTTCGCCGGTGCTCGTCGGATTGGGCCATCCAGTCAGAGACCTCCTTCAACGGGTAGCGACGAATGTCTTTGTTGAAGACGTGCGGGCGCGCCGCCCCGAACGGCATGTCCGCGACAACGCACCGAACGGCAGGATGCATGGCGCCGAGCCAGATCGCCAATCCTCCGCCCTGAGAAAAACCGTTTGCGGAAACGCCTGACCCGAACACCTCCTCTTGCGCCAGAAGGACTTTGACCGCGATGAACGAGTCTTGGAACAGACGCCGGAAAACCCAAGTTTCCGGATCGGCGATCCCGTCTGCGAAATAACCGTGCTCTGGCTTGTACTCCTGCTCGTAGAACGCCGACTCTCCGTGATGGTTGAACGATAGGCTGCAGAAACCGCTCCGCGTACCGTACTGGTTCGGCTGCATCGACGAGCGGCCGTACGGGGTCAGCCACAGGAATCCGTTTGAACCTTCGCCGCTCTCTGGATAAGCGAACCAGCCTTGCAGCAAGTCACCCTTCACTCCGGGGAACTCGATGAGGTCGATCGTCAGGCCAAGCTGCTTGACGGTCTGTTGTCGTGTGCGCTGAAAGTCGGTCGGGGCGTCATCCGCCTCATCGACCGTGCCCCGCCAGAACGATGAAAAGTCGTCCGGCAGATACGGTGCCTGCAGGGTCATGAGCCGACGGAGCGCTGCTCAGCATCGACGTGCAAACCGGTGGTCATCAGCCAGGCAGTCGCCCGTTGGATCTCTTCGACCGGGCCATCAAGCCTGACAAGGGCCCAACCGTACTCAGCGTCGATGTTCGCCTTGATGATCGAAACCTTCAGATCGAACTCCTTGCAAAGCCGCCACACCCACGGCTCTGCGACCTGCGTTCCACGCGCTGTGAGATTTACGTCTACGATTGCCATTTAGTTGATCCAGTTCGTCGAAGTTTAGGCCCGCCCCGGCCATGGATCAGTGTACCGTGCAGCAACCTTCCTGTCAGGCCGCGTTTCGGGACGTATAATGAAGTTAGATTCTTGAGGAGGTTCACAGGACAATTGGCACAGCGCGTTGACGTTTTCGATACGACCCTGAGAGACGGCGAGCAGAGCCCCGGCGTGCGGCTCGACATGGAGCAGAAGCTCGAGATCGGGCGCATGCTGCAGGATCTCGGCGTCAACATCATCGAGGCCGGGTTTCCGATCAGCTCTCCCGGCGACTTCGAGAGCGTGAACATGCTTTCGAAGGAGCTGCGCGACGTGACGGTGTGCGGCCTCACGCGCGCCGTGCCGAAGGACATCGAGTCCGCCGCGGAGGCGTTGAAGCCAGCCGCCAGACCGCGCATCCACACCGGTCTAGGGGTCAGCAACTCGCACCTCGACCACAAGCTGAAGATGTCGAAGGAGAAGGCGCTGGAGATAGGCGTTGCGGCGGTCAAGCTGGCGCGGGGTTTCACCGACGACGTCGAATACTTCATGGAGGACTCCGGTCGCGGCTACCTCGACCACCCCGACTATCTGTATGAGGTCGCCGAGGCTATCATCGACGCGGGCGCGACGGTCGTCAACATGCCGGACACGACCGGCTATATGTTCCCCACCGAGTACCGCGACTTCTTCAAGAACATGATCGAGAACGTGCCGAACAGCGACAAGGCCGTGTTCTCGTGCCACTGCCACAACGACCTCGGAATGGCGACGGCGAACACGCTGGCCGGTGTCGTGGGCGGCGCACGGCAGGTCGAGGTCACGATCAACGGGATCGGCGAGCGCGCTGGCAACACTGCGCTCGAAGAGGTCGTGATGGCACTGCAGATTCGCGATGACTTTTTTGACCTTGAAACGACGGTTGACTCGACGAAGCTGCTGGCGGCCTCGCAGATGGTTGCGAAGCACACGGGGATGATCGTTCAGCGGAACAAGGCCGTCGTGGGCGCGAACGCTTACGCGCACAGCTCGGGGATACACCAGGACGGGGTCTTGAAGGAACGTTCGACTTATGAGATCATCGATCCGCAGCTAGTCGGTGCGGCGAAGAGCGAGATTATCCTGACCGCGCGCTCCGGCCGCCATGGCTTGCGGCATCGGCTGGGCGAGTTGGGTTTCAACTTCCCCGAGGCCCGGTTCGAGGAGATCTACGAGAAATTCCTCGAGGTCGCAGACACGAAGAGCGAAATAGGGGATGGCGATTTGAGGGAGTTGGTCGAGACGGCGTAGCTACTTGTTCTGGAATGAGTGATCTGCCCCCTGAATCAGAATCAGGAACGGAGACCGAGCACTCTAGCGTCGATATCGCGGATCCAGAACAAACTGTTAAAGCACCACCCATATCGCGCGAGCATCTTCGCCTGGCCAAGCAGTCGAAGAAGATGCGTCTCAGGTTCGTAATCTACGCAGGTTTTATATGGGCACCGTATGCCGTATCGTTGTTCTTGCCGGTAATCGAAGGTAGCGAAATGACCGGCTGGTTTGCACTAAGTAGCGGCTGGATGAGCCCGCTGGTCGTCCCCTGGTCCGCAAACTGGGTGCTACTATGGGGATGGTTTGCGTTGCGGAAGCGTAAGTATTCTCGCGCTAAGAATCTTGGTTATTTGGCCACTGCACTCGCGTTGACGACCATCGCGTTGTTCGCAAAAGGACAGGACGAACTGGGAAGCGGCTACACCCTTTGGCTAATCAGCT
This genomic interval carries:
- a CDS encoding thioredoxin family protein; its protein translation is MKRIVIVLLAAFAAAYAFGQDIPEPKIELLIPDPSVNAAGEVAGTVRITFAPGYHGYQNPPTDAMTLPVEIKQVDGTPIKFISYPTGAMKMFAGDLHAMYVGQTDFPVVFDASGMAGDVTFKVDVFYQQCDELNCFMPTTVPLALTVALKPFLPVFGQLGTRSAEPPEPVERDVVADPPPHPKATITFLSDSVLAGSEFPATVTLTFDQETVRFTIDQFVIDLLASGSSLGGTTDALKTGSLGNSMEIIGTDGTDLVSVEYPEGEISFASEIYIQEHSSVIEIPVVLRAMSSEGVQQVSLEVRYQLTGENTQYPPQSFLVTASIDVVEAVDVEAPAATGADSSSSSWLESALSNALESENWALIIPISLLVGLALCLTPCVFPMIPITVSFFSNQGPTGAGKGKSLMLGGLYAFGIAATYGAVGGISAAAGGAVGDLFKLPWFVLLLAAILIALALSMFDVYEIRLPNFIQKNLKGRSGPVGAIIMGLLMGFAAAPCAGALVGAVAVKVADVGSVPLGIGMFATIGIGMGLPFIALATASTGAKAFPKSGGWLKTVKAVLGFVVLYFAFGYVFQGIGFRSDELRTQIGWMVIYGGFAGYLLFFDKSDPTRSVGIIKGVTAVALGLLGGLALSQYRDIALKQSLEGVFASNPGEHVSVTPAGEINWVTFNEENFEDAMASGLPIMIDGTADWCPACHEIEKRVFKSPAGLAALSRVYVMKIDWSTGVDKKYEKMTKERFKIVGLPHIVFMKPGGVDEFAVQNIRSADELKEYLARAGAKS
- the kdsA gene encoding 3-deoxy-8-phosphooctulonate synthase, translating into MNKVTIKDFEIGGDTLTVIAGPCLAESKSLCLETAEELKGICSRLGFNYVFKASFDKANRTAYDSPRGSGLADGLSILQEVSEELGVPVTTDIHLPEHAEPAATVADMLQIPAFLCRQTDLLAAAAATGRPVNVKKGQFLSPHDARNLVEKLESFGAAGIMLTERGTTFGYNNLIVDMPGLEIMRSHGWPVCFDATHSAQRPGAYGSVTGGVRDSIPAMVRAAVAVGIDALFIEVHPNPDQALSDAATQWPLDSVEALLTDAARIRAAVSKHSV
- a CDS encoding acetylxylan esterase, with product MTLQAPYLPDDFSSFWRGTVDEADDAPTDFQRTRQQTVKQLGLTIDLIEFPGVKGDLLQGWFAYPESGEGSNGFLWLTPYGRSSMQPNQYGTRSGFCSLSFNHHGESAFYEQEYKPEHGYFADGIADPETWVFRRLFQDSFIAVKVLLAQEEVFGSGVSANGFSQGGGLAIWLGAMHPAVRCVVADMPFGAARPHVFNKDIRRYPLKEVSDWMAQSDEHRRKAMRTMSYFDTVNLATVCDVPTLVARGLRDPAVKSYEVMSVFEALPGEKKLVEVDCGHEWHASMVERNREWMRKQFSVGG
- a CDS encoding NIL domain-containing protein, translating into MAIVDVNLTARGTQVAEPWVWRLCKEFDLKVSIIKANIDAEYGWALVRLDGPVEEIQRATAWLMTTGLHVDAEQRSVGS
- a CDS encoding 2-isopropylmalate synthase, with the translated sequence MAQRVDVFDTTLRDGEQSPGVRLDMEQKLEIGRMLQDLGVNIIEAGFPISSPGDFESVNMLSKELRDVTVCGLTRAVPKDIESAAEALKPAARPRIHTGLGVSNSHLDHKLKMSKEKALEIGVAAVKLARGFTDDVEYFMEDSGRGYLDHPDYLYEVAEAIIDAGATVVNMPDTTGYMFPTEYRDFFKNMIENVPNSDKAVFSCHCHNDLGMATANTLAGVVGGARQVEVTINGIGERAGNTALEEVVMALQIRDDFFDLETTVDSTKLLAASQMVAKHTGMIVQRNKAVVGANAYAHSSGIHQDGVLKERSTYEIIDPQLVGAAKSEIILTARSGRHGLRHRLGELGFNFPEARFEEIYEKFLEVADTKSEIGDGDLRELVETA